In Papaver somniferum cultivar HN1 chromosome 1, ASM357369v1, whole genome shotgun sequence, a genomic segment contains:
- the LOC113321199 gene encoding homeobox-leucine zipper protein HAT4-like: MVGMEDLGLSLSLSSTNHHHNLNALQLNLMPTSSPFSHQQQQHHQKSSPWINMEQNLEMYRGETRSFLRGIDVNRMPQKTMISTIDNEEEEGGNSSPNSTLSSLSGKRSLRDLEGGSEENYDMERACSRGISDEEDGGSDTRNSNKKLRLSKDQSALLEDSFKENNTLNPKQKVALAKQLNLRPRQVEVWFQNRRARTKLKQTEVDCEFLKRSCENLAEENRRLQKEVQELRALKMSPQFYMQMTPPTTLTMCPSCERVATSAVDHPPQQHTHQMMSSSPHNHHQRPNSAINNRVTATQARSMADRSMLSRV, from the exons ATGGTTGGAATGGAAGATTtaggtttgagtttgagtttaagCTCTACAAaccatcatcataatctaaaTGCATTGCAGTTGAATCTAATGCCTACATCGTCACCATTttctcatcaacaacaacaacaccatcagaAGAGCTCTCCTTGGATCAATATGGAACAAA ATTTAGAGATGTATAGAGGTGAAACAAGATCATTTTTACGTGGAATAGATGTAAATAGAATGCCACAGAAAACAATGATCTCAACAATTGACAATGAGGAGGAAGAAGGAGGTAATTCATCACCAAACAGTACTCTTTCATCTCTAAGTGGGAAGAGGAGTTTAAGAGATCTTGAAGGTGGATCAGAAGAGAATTATGATATGGAAAGAGCCTGTTCCAGAGGaattagtgatgaagaagatggtggtagTGATACAAGAAATAGTAACAAGAAACTCAGACTGTCTAAAGATCAATCAGCTCTTCTTGAAGATAGTTTCAAGGAGAACAATACTCTCAACCCT AAACAGAAGGTGGCATTGGCAAAGCAACTAAATCTAAGGCCAAGACAAGTTGAAGTTTGGTTTCAAAATagaagggcaag GACAAAGTTGAAACAAACAGAAGTAGACTGTGAGTTCTTGAAAAGATCTTGTGAGAATTTAGCAGAAGAGAACAGGAGACTGCAGAAAGAAGTACAAGAGCTTAGGGCTCTTAAAATGTCACCACAATTCTATATGCAAATGACACCACCAACAACACTTACAATGTGCCCTTCGTGCGAACGTGTCGCAACATCAGCTGTTGATCATCCACCACAACAACATACTCATCAGATGATGTCGTCGAGTCCACACAACCACCACCAACGTCCAAATTCGGCCATTAACAATCGCGTCACTGCTACCCAGGCACGATCCATGGCTGATCGTTCAATGTTGTCTAGGGTATGA
- the LOC113339280 gene encoding cytochrome P450 71B2-like, which translates to MSSWFLFFPFFVALLICILIKKRCNTKHAILHPPGPCKLPFIGNCLHLLFHGLPHRCLWHLSKKHGPIMYLQLGRLPVLVISSAELAKEVLKTNDRNFSSRPSLACPGKFSYNSMDVTFSSYNEYWKEMRKIFVFELLNPKRVVYFRSIRVEEVAFMIHSISQSSCKPMDLSEQLLSLTFTIICRIAFGREFDKIRFQRIVYQCMETIGSYFAADLFPFFGCIIDVLTGQHSKLKKNFHKLDNFLQQVIDQHIDSDQRRPNSQQDDTLDILLGLEKRGVGDVGPIQISKDRIKALLMNIFVGGVGTSTTTMVWAMTELVKNPRIMKKAQDEVRNCVGKQGKVEETDLDQLHYLKMVLKETLRLHPPGPMSIPRESIRHCKIKNYDILPKTTVLINAWAIGRDPGSWDDPEVFLPERFMTNSIDFRGQHFEFLPFGSGRRGCPGISLATTIMELTLANLLYSFNWEIPYGLRPENMNMDEAGTFAVHKKSALELVPIMYQGRS; encoded by the exons ATGTCTTCGTGGTttctattttttcctttttttgttgcACTGCTCATCTGTATACTGATAAAGAAAAGATGCAACACAAAACATGCTATTCTACACCCACCTGGTCCATGTAAACTTCCCTTCATAGGGAACTGCTTGCACTTGCTATTCCATGGCTTACCGCATCGTTGTCTATGGCATCTCTCGAAGAAACATGGCCCTATCATGTACCTTCAACTGGGCCGACTACCAGTCTTAGTGATCTCTTCAGCTGAATTAGCAAAAGAAGTTTTGAAGACCAATGATCGAAATTTTAGTAGTAGGCCTTCATTAGCATGCCCTGGAAAATTCTCTTATAATTCCATGGATGTCACGTTTAGTTCTTATAATGAGTATTGGAAGGAGATGCGAAAGATTTTTGTTTTTGAGCTTCTGAATCCCAAAAGAGTGGTATATTTTCGGTCTATTAGAGTAGAAGAGGTCGCGTTTATGATCCACTCCATTTCTCAATCGTCTTGTAAGCCTATGGATCTTTCTGAACAATTGCTTTCTCTTACTTTCACCATAATATGCAGGATTGCTTTTGGCAGAGAATTTGATAAAATTAGATTCCAGCGTATTGTTTACCAATGTATGGAAACTATTGGTAGTTATTTTGCAGCCGATCTGTTTCCATTTTTTGGGTGTATAATCGATGTTCTCACTGGGCAACATTCAAAGCTAAAGAAGAATTTTCATAAACTTGATAATTTTTTACAACAGGTCATCGACCAGCACATCGACTCAGATCAGAGGAGGCCTAATTCACAACAAGACGACACTCTTGATATCTTGCTTGGACTAGAAAAACGTGGGGTTGGGGATGTTGGTCCAATTCAAATATCTAAAGATCGTATCAAGGCACTCCTCATG AATATTTTTGTTGGTGGCGTAGGTACAAGTACTACTACAATGGTGTGGGCAATGACAGAACTTGTTAAGAACCCAAGAATAATGAAAAAAGCGCAAGACGAGGTAAGAAATTGCGTAGGCAAGCAAGGGAAAGTCGAAGAGACGGATCTTGACCAGCTTCATTACTTAAAGATGGTGTTGAAGGAGACTTTAAGACTGCATCCTCCAGGTCCAATGTCTATTCCAAGAGAAAGCATAAGACACTGCAAGATCAAAAACTATGATATTCTTCCTAAAACGACAGTTTTGATTAACGCGTGGGCAATTGGACGAGATCCAGGTTCATGGGACGATCCAGAAGTTTTCTTGCCAGAGAGGTTCATGACTAACTCCATTGATTTCAGAGGACAACATTTTGAATTTTTACCGTTTGGATCGGGTAGACGGGGTTGTCCAGGGATATCATTAGCAACTACAATAATGGAGCTCACACTTGCAAATCTTCTTTACAGTTTTAATTGGGAAATACCTTATGGATTGAGGCCTGAAAATATGAATATGGATGAGGCTGGTACTTTTGCTGTCCATAAGAAATCTGCTTTAGAACTTGTGCCTATCATGTATCAGGGCCGTTCCTGA